The following proteins are encoded in a genomic region of Coffea eugenioides isolate CCC68of chromosome 6, Ceug_1.0, whole genome shotgun sequence:
- the LOC113775041 gene encoding protein ALP1-like: MDKEGDEQKAKKRKAVVANYMVTIATLVVWWHEKHIVKEPYLDFKVAREIYLRRLYYGNNRVCVEQLRLNKHCFTVLCTNLREHCGLTDTRNITVEEAVAMFLYVLAHNFKNRTVNFNFIRSGETVSRYFNIVLRAIIKLGRHYLIQPESEMEGYEHEKWEWFQDCLGALDGTYVKVHVLLRDQGRYRNRKNEIATNVLGVCSRDMRFTYVLPGWEGSAADGRVLRDALVRSDPLIVPKGKYFLVDAGYANSSGFLAPYRGVRYHLSEWSANGSKPQNFKELFNLRHSIARNVIERTFGLFKKRWAILRDASFFDVKTHVMIINACAILHNLIRVEQPNDPYLDEVDAEMRRVQHEVDDEDEMEDEDEENGMEDDGPNNDGGVNAVNENRIRTVQPTSEWTQFRNALARAMFIDYQIRQGHHGS; encoded by the exons ATGGATAAAGAAGGAGACgagcaaaaagcaaaaaagagaaaagcggTAGTTGCAAATTATATGGTAACAATAGCTACATTAGTAGTTTGGTGGCATGAGAAACATATAGTAAAGGAGCCTTACTTGGACTTTAAAGTAGCACGTGAAATATATCTAAGGCGTCTTTACTATGGAAACAATAGAGTTTGTGTAGAGCAACTTAGACTCAATAAACATTGTTTTACTGTTTTATGTACAAATTTAAGAGAGCATTGTGGGTTGACGGATACTAGAAATATTACTGTTGAAGAGGCAGTTGCAATGTTTCTCTATGTTCTTGCTCATAATTTTAAGAATCGCACTGTCAATTTTAATTTCATAAGATCAGGTGAGACAGTTAGTCGATACTTTAATATAGTTCTACGTGCTATCATAAAATTGGGGAGACACTATCTTATCCAGCCTGAATCGGAAATGGAAGGTTACGAGCATGAAAAGTGGGAATGGTTTCAG GATTGTCTTGGAGCGTTAGACGGTACTTATGTTAAAGTACATGTTCTTCTTAGAGATCAAGGAAGATATAGGAATAGGAAGAATGAGATAGCAACAAATGTTTTAGGTGTATGCTCCCGTGACATGAGATTTACATATGTATTGCCTGGATGGGAAGGTTCTGCAGCAGATGGTAGAGTTCTACGGGATGCGTTAGTTAGATCAGATCCATTAATTGTTCCCAAGG GCAAGTACTTTCTTGTTGATGCGGGTTATGCAAATAGCTCCGGTTTCTTAGCTCCATATAGGGGAGTTAGATATCATCTTAGCGAGTGGTCTGCTAATGGGAGCAAGCCTCAAAATTTTAAAGAGTTATTCAACCTTCGACATTCAATTGCTCGAAATGTGATTGAAAGGACATTTGGTTTGTTCAAGAAGCGGTGGGCCATTTTGAGAGATGCATCTTTTTTTGATGTTAAGACTCATGTCATGATAATTAATGCATGTGCCATCCTTCATAACCTTATTCGAGTAGAACAACCAAATGACCCTTACTTGGATGAAGTTGATGCTGAGATGCGAAGAGTACAACATGAggttgatgatgaagatgaaatggAAGATGAAGATGAGGAAAATGGAATGGAAGATGATGGTCCAAATAATGATGGTGGTGTAAATGCTGTTAACGAGAATCGAATTCGAACAGTACAACCAACTAGCGAGTGGACACAATTTAGGAATGCTTTAGCACGAGCAATGTTTATTGACTATCAAATTAGACAAGGCCATCATGGAAGTTGA
- the LOC113775372 gene encoding pyruvate kinase, cytosolic isozyme-like, with protein sequence MAVLSESVFFSLMSSCNSGVKATSGMINGHVHDQGHVVNQEVHQHQQQKRPKTKIVCTLGPASRSVEMIEKLLKAGMNVARFNFSHGTHQYHQETLDNLRTAMQNTGILCAVMLDTKGPEIRTGLLKQGKPIQLKQGQEITISTDYTIRGDENMISMSYKKLAEDLEPNSVILCSDGTITLTVLDCDKKLGLVRCRCENSAVLGEKKNVNLPGVIVDLPTLTEKDKEDILGWGVPNRIDIIALSFVRKGSDLVAVRKLLGEHAKSIMLMSKVENQEGVANFDEILANSDAFMVARGDLGMEIPIEKIFLAQKVMIHKCNIQGKPVVTATQMLESMIKSPRPTRAEATDVANAVIDGTDCVMLSGETAAGAYPEIAVQTMAKICMEAEDSLNYHEVFKRTMENAPMPMSPLESLACAAVQTASSSKAALIIVLTRGGTTAKLVSKYRPSMPILSVVVPEIRTDSFDWSCSNESPAMHGLVFRGVVPVLSSASTRASHTESTKEALDFAIQYAKSKQLCKPGETAVVLYHYESSVIKILTIA encoded by the exons ATGGCTGTTCTTAGTGAATCTGTGTTTTTCTCTCTGATGTCGAGTTGTAATTCTGGAGTTAAGGCAACTTCAGGCATGATTAATGGTCACGTTCATGATCAGGGTCATGTCGTGAATCAAGAAGTCCATCAGCATCAGCAGCAGAAGAGGCCTAAGACAAAGATTGTTTGTACTCTGGGACCTGCCTCGAGATCGGTGGAGATGATAGAGAAGCTGTTGAAGGCAGGCATGAATGTTGCTcgtttcaacttttctcatggTACTCATCAGTACCATCAAGAAACGCTTGATAATCTTCGGACTGCCATGCAAAATACTGGGATCCTTTGTGCGGTTATGTTGGATACTAag GGACCAGAGATAAGGACTGGTTTATTGAAGCAAGGAAAGCCAATCCAACTTAAACAGGGCCAAGAAATCACAATCTCCACGGATTACACCATAAGGGGTGATGAGAATATGATCTCAATGAGCTACAAGAAGCTGGCTGAGGATTTGGAACCAAACAGCGTTATTTTGTGCTCTGATGGAACAATAACACTTACAGTCCTGGATTGTGATAAGAAGCTGGGACTGGTTCGGTGCCGTTGCGAAAACTCTGCAGTTTTAGGTGAGAAGAAGAATGTCAATCTTCCTGGAGTTATTGTGGACCTTCCTACCTTGACTGAGAAAGACAAGGAAGATATCTTGGGGTGGGGAGTCCCCAACAGGATTGACATTATTGCCCTGTCATTTGTTCGCAAAGGTTCAGATCTTGTAGCAGTCAGAAAGCTGCTTGGCGAGCATGCCAAAAGCATTATGCTAATGTCCAAG GTTGAGAATCAAGAAGGGGTGGCTAATTTCGATGAAATCCTGGCGAATTCAGATGCTTTTATGGTGGCTAGGGGGGACTTGGGAATGGAGATCCCAATTGAAAAAATATTTCTAGCACAAAAGGTGATGATTCACAAGTGCAATATCCAAGGAAAACCTGTAGTTACAGCAACTCAGATGTTGGAATCCATGATCAAATCTCCCCGGCCAACTCGAGCTGAAGCAACAGATGTGGCTAATGCAGTTATTGATGGGACTGATTGTGTGATGCTTAGTGGTGAAACAGCTGCTGGGGCATATCCTGAAATTGCTGTTCAAACCATGGCCAAGATTTGTATGGAAGCTGAGGATTCTCTCAATTATCACGAAGTATTCAAAAGAACCATGGAGAATGCACCTATGCCTATGAGCCCATTAGAGAGTTTGGCCTGTGCAGCAGTGCAAACAGCAAGCTCCTCCAAGGCTGCTCTCATTATAGTCCTAACCAGAGGTGGAACCACAGCTAAGCTTGTCTCGAAATATCGGCCAAGTATGCCAATCTTGTCTGTGGTGGTGCCAGAGATAAGAACTGATTCCTTCGATTGGTCATGCAGTAATGAATCTCCAGCAATGCACGGCCTTGTCTTCCGTGGGGTTGTACCTGTTTTGAGCTCCGCATCTACCAGAGCATCTCATACTGAATCCACGAAAGAAGCATTGGACTTTGCCATCCAATATGCCAAGTCCAAACAGCTTTGCAAGCCTGGAGAAACTGCTGTGGTGCTTTATCACTATGAAAGCAGTGTTATCAAGATCTTAACCATCGCCTGA